CGAGAAACGGACGCAATGACGGATTGAAGTTGGATCCGCGCCAATAGGCGCGGAAGCTCATGCGCGTCGGTCCTTCGGCATCATGCATCTCCCGGAAGGTGACACCCGGATAAACTGCGCCAGCCGCACTTTCCAATACCAGCAGAACACCCCAGTCAGCGCCGACCAAGGACAGAAGCCGGTCGAGCCCCACATCATGACGAAGCAGGGTACAAGGATCGGAAGACCCCAATTTGCTGATGAGGAGCTTCAAAAGTTCTGGTCCTGGGCCACGCTGTGAAACTAAAAGCTGTTCGCCTCTCAGCTCGCCCCAGTGAATCCTGCTACGGCCTGTCAGCGGATGGTTCGCCGGGAGGGCGGCAACAACACGCTCGCTCCAGAGCAACAAGGACCTGTCGCTCCAGCTCGGATTAGGCTCGGCCATCACGGCCACGTCAATGGCGGAGCTGGCGATATCCGAGATCAGATGCTCGCTTGCGCCG
The DNA window shown above is from Bradyrhizobium sp. CB1650 and carries:
- a CDS encoding LysR family transcriptional regulator, with product MTEPRELEGVALRPCRVEFRDLRWAITVSQYRSLRQAAQALRIKQPTLSRSLRNLEHAVGSKLFERTNGGTRPTMEGEQFLEDARRIVSATEAMTARLKIRSRGESGRLIIGIHTSLSAGNLRATLLEHRQRFPNVDRQFVDGASEHLISDIASSAIDVAVMAEPNPSWSDRSLLLWSERVVAALPANHPLTGRSRIHWGELRGEQLLVSQRGPGPELLKLLISKLGSSDPCTLLRHDVGLDRLLSLVGADWGVLLVLESAAGAVYPGVTFREMHDAEGPTRMSFRAYWRGSNFNPSLRPFLDLLRERYPDLSAAPGMD